One Cryptomeria japonica chromosome 9, Sugi_1.0, whole genome shotgun sequence genomic window carries:
- the LOC131070727 gene encoding putative ABC transporter C family member 15: MPIPQTSTEDQLMPIAAMKLMESIWATQLMRLVGDRKWGEFADSVFGVYMRHALAIVLHFVFVICLILPFFWRICTRRSESSVLKPTHSRKLQLGVMHKLVLLSCISLTVLYASLGIWSPLCWWLKEIPKDFGAEGEYVFQTMAWAIMSGYAYYSLTRSKENLPFLLRMWWILSLSLYAFFLFLNIQEIKQQKHFSLSSLVEILALFLSAFLSYASFCGKTCEGSSTESIEEPLLNNIQENSENLKPKVTPYATASFLSRMSFSWMKPLLDAGHRKPLGIDDVPQVADTHKADYIYHKFRNQLDAKGNGTLSIAKMAIVIVQKDILFTAFLALMTSCSSYVGPYFIDNFVQCLADKKQFASEGIVLACAFLLAKAVESLSQRHWFFITVHLGVRVKAALTAAIYKKGLVLSSQSRQKHTSGEIVNYMSVDANRIGDFSWYLHDIWTSPLQVLLALGILYQNLGLASLAGMATMALIMMANFPLGKMQKNYNEKLMKAKDGRMKATSEILRNMKILKLQAWETRFLQKLETLRKKESNWLKKYFYGYAGLSFFFWGTPALVSVVTFGTCTMIGVPLTTGRILSALATFKILQEPIYSLPDLISMIAQTKVSLDRIADFLQEEELQPDAVKQISNDLTEMAIEIQEGVFSWDPTAPSSTIRGLDVQVKRGMRVAVCGTVGSGKSSLLSCIIGEIPKISGSVKISGTKAYVSQSPWIQSGKIRDNILFGREWDKTRYESVLQACAFEKDLELFPYGDQTKIGERGINLSGGQKQRIQIARALYQDADINLFDDPFSAVDAHTGTHIFQECLLRILGSKTVIYVTHQVEFLYRADLILVMRDGEITQAGKYDDILQESTDFEELVGAHQKALKSVNAMENSENLSSQALDEGPSTGNTTNVKDVDRQKLQKQDSSQKSKEVEEDLESKTNGEKEIDKGVKSSQLVQEEEREKGRVSLWVYWSYITAAYRGALIPIILLAHTTFQLLDISSSYWMAWATPLTEDQKPPVSKSSLILVYMALALCSALCILVRTIFICLSGFKSAQQLFSNMHSCIFRAPMSFFDATPTGRILNRVSTDQSKVDQIIPFQLGGLAFSIIQLLGIVAVMSQVAWQVFIVFIPVLAICIWYQQYYIVTSRELARLIGVCKAPVIQHFAESISGAATIRSFDQESRFMNTNLQLIDGFSRPSFHNAAAMQWLCFRIDILSNLVFVFSMVLVLCLPESIISPSIAGLGITYGLNLNLTQAWLIWTLCNVENNMISVERMVQYSRIPSEPPLVIENSRPSSCWPSNGTIDIIDLRVRYGPHLPLVLKGISCTFPGGNKVGIVGRTGCGKSTLIQTLFRVIDPVGGRIVIDGIDILTIGLHDLRSRISIIPQDPTMFEGTIRNNLDPLGDYSDDEIWKALEKCELGEVVREKEEKLDSLVSENGENWSVGQRQLVCLGRVLLKQSRILVLDEATASVDTATDGLIQQTIRNQFRDCTVITIAHRIPSVCDSDLVLVLSDGNVVEYDSPTKLLENKSSSFAKLVSEYTLRATNVEEK, encoded by the exons ATGCCAATACCACAAACATCAACAGAGGATCAGCTCATGCCAATTGCCGCCATGAAAT TGATGGAGTCTATTTGGGCAACACAATTGATGCGACTGGTTGGAGATAGGAAATGGGGAGAATTTGCAGATAGTGTTTTTGGGGTTTACATGCGGCATGCACTTGCAATTGTGCTTCACTTTGTCTTTGTTATTTGCCTTATCCTTCCCTTTTTCTGGAGGATTTGCACACGGAGATCTGAATCCTCTGTTTTGAAACCTACTCATTCCAGAAAGTTGCAACTTGGGGTTATGCATAAATTGGTCCTGCTTAGTTGCATTTCTCTAACAGTGCTGTACGCCTCACTTGGAATATGGAGTCCTTTATGTTGGTGGCTAAAGGAAATTCCTAAGGATTTTGGAGCCGAAGGAGAGTATGTTTTTCAGACCATGGCTTGGGCTATCATGTCAGGTTATGCATATTATTCTCTCACAAGAAGTAAAGAGAACCTGCCATTTTTACTTCGGATGTGGTGGATTTTGTCATTAAGTCTCTATGCATTCTTCCTGTTcctcaacattcaagagataaaGCAGCAAAAACACTTTAGCCTGAGTTCTCTGGTTGAAATTCTGGCTCTTTTCCTTTCAGCCTTTTTGAGTTACGCCAGCTTTTGTGGCAAAACTTGTGAGGGTTCCTCAACTGAAAGCATTGAAGAACCTCTCTTGAATAATATTCAGGAAAATTCTGAAAACCTTAAGCCAAAAGTCACTCCTTATGCAACAGCAAGTTTTCTCAGCCGGATGTCATTTTCTTGGATGAAGCCTTTGCTTGATGCTGGTCATAGGAAACCTTTGGGCATAGATGATGTACCTCAAGTTGCAGACACCCACAAGGCTGACTACATTTACCATAAATTTAGAAACCAGCTAGATGCCAAAGGAAATGGCACCTTGTCTATTGCAAAAATGGCAATTGTCATTGTTCAAAAGGATATACTTTTTACAGCTTTCCTGGCATTGATGACTTCTTGTTCATCATATGTAGGTCCTTATTTCATAGATAACTTTGTTCAGTGTCTTGCTGACAAGAAACAGTTTGCTAGTGAAGGCATTGTTCTAGCTTGTGCATTTCTTCTTGCAAAGGCGGTAGAATCTTTGTCACAACGGCATTGGTTTTTCATAACAGTTCACCTAGGCGTACGTGTTAAGGCAGCATTGACAGCTGCAATATACAAGAAGGGCTTGGTGCTTTCAAGCCAGTCAAGACAAAAGCATACAAGTGGTGAGATAGTCAATTACATGAGTGTTGATGCTAATCGTATTGGAGATTTCAGTTGGTATCTTCATGACATATGGACATCACCTTTGCAAGTTCTTCTAGCCCTGGGTATTCTATATCAGAACTTGGGATTGGCCTCTCTTGCAGGAATGGCAACCATGGCACTAATCATGATGGCAAATTTTCCACTAgggaaaatgcaaaaaaattataaCGAAAAGCTCATGAAAGCAAAAGATGGAAGGATGAAGGCTACATCAGAAATATTGAGAAACATGAAAATCTTAAAATTGCAAGCGTGGGAGACCAGATTTCTGCAGAAACTCGAAACATTGAGGAAGAAAGAATCTAATTGGCTGAAAAAATATTTCTATGGGTATGCTGGGCTATCATTTTTCTTCTGGGGAACACCTGCATTAGTATCTGTTGTAACTTTTGGTACATGTACAATGATAGGAGTTCCTTTGACCACAGGCAGGATTCTCTCTGCACTTGCAACTTTCAAGATACTCCAGGAACCTATATACAGCCTTCCTGATTTAATCTCTATGATTGCTCAAACCAAAGTGTCGTTAGATCGGATAGCTGACTTTCTGCAGGAGGAGGAGCTGCAACCAGATGCAGTCAAACAAATATCAAATGATTTAACTGAAATGGCAATTGAGATCCAAGAAGGGGTATTCTCTTGGGATCCTACTGCCCCTAGTTCAACCATAAGAGGCTTAGATGTTCAAGTAAAGAGAGGCATGAGGGTTGCAGTGTGTGGAACAGTTGGTTCTGGCAAGTCAAGTCTCCTATCCTGCATCATTGGAGAGATACCCAAAATTTCAGGATCTGTGAAGATAAGTGGTACCAAGGCATATGTTAGTCAGTCTCCATGGATACAAAGTGGAAAAATCAGAGACAATATTCTTTTTGGGAGGGAATGGGACAAAACCAGGTATGAGAGTGTACTGCAGGCCTGTGCATTTGAAAAAGATCTTGAATTGTTCCCTTATGGGGACCAAACAAAAATTGGAGAAAGAGGGATAAATCTAAGTGGTGGGCAAAAGCAAAGGATACAGATTGCACGTGCTTTATATCAAGATGCTGACATTAATCTTTTTGATGATCCTTTTAGTGCTGTTGATGCTCACACCGGGACACACATTTTCCAG GAATGTCTACTTCGTATTCTGGGTTCGAAAACTGTCATCTATGTAACTCACCAAGTCGAATTTTTATATAGAGCTGACCTCATTTTG GTAATGCGAGATGGTGAGATTACCCAGGCTGGAAAATATGATGATATATTACAAGAAAGCACAGATTTTGAGGAATTGGTTGGTGCCCATCAAAAGGCATTGAAATCCGTCAATGCCATGGAGAATTCTGAGAACCTCTCATCGCAGGCACTTGATGAAGGACCATCTACTGGTAATACAACTAACGTGAAAGATGTTGATCGTCAAAAACTCCAGAAGCAGGACAGTAGCCAAAAATCAAAAGAGGTGGAAGAGGATCTTgaatcaaaaactaatggagagaaAGAAATAGATAAAGGGGTTAAAAGTTCACAGCTTGtgcaagaagaagaaagagagaaaggcAGGGTGAGTCTGTGGGTGTACTGGTCTTACATCACTGCTGCATATAGAGGTGCTTTGATACCCATCATCTTATTGGCACACACAACATTTCAGCTACTTGACATAAGTAGCAGCTACTGGATGGCATGGGCGACCCCATTGACCGAAGATCAAAAGCCTCCGGTTAGCAAGTCCTCCCTCATTCTGGTCTATATGGCTTTGGCATTATGCAGTGCATTATGTATTCTTGTAAGGACAATCTTTATTTGTCTCTCTGGATTTAAAAGTGCTCAACAACTTTTCAGTAACATGCACAGTTGTATATTTCGTGCACCAATGTCCTTCTTTGATGCAACTCCAACTGGACGTATACTAAATCGG GTGTCAACAGATCAGAGTAAAGtggatcaaattattccttttcaGCTAGGAGGTTTAGCTTTTTCAATCATACAGCTTTTGGGAATTGTGGCAGTCATGTCTCAAGTTGCTTGGCAGGTCTTTATTGTGTTTATACCCGTGCTTGCAATTTGTATATGGTACCAG CAATATTACATAGTGACTTCTAGGGAACTTGCTAGGTTGATTGGAGTTTGCAAGGCTCCTGTCATACAACATTTTGCAGAATCAATCTCTGGGGCAGCCACAATCAGAAGTTTTGACCAGGAATCTCGATTCATGAATACAAATCTACAATTGATCGATGGTTTTTCCAGACCCAGTTTCCACAATGCTGCGGCCATGCAGTGGCTTTGCTTTCGGATAGATATTTTATCAAATCttgtatttgtgttttctatgGTGCTTGTGCTTTGCTTACCAGAAAGCATAATTAGTCCAA GCATTGCAGGCTTGGGAATAACATATGGGCTCAATCTGAACCTTACACAAGCCTGGCTGATATGGACCCTTTGTAATGTGGAAAACAATATGATCTCTGTAGAGAGAATGGTGCAGTACTCACGGATACCTAGCGAACCTCCATTGGTTATAGAGAATTCTAGACCAAGTTCTTGCTGGCCATCAAATGGAACAATTGATATCATTGATCTTCGG GTTCGTTATGGGCCCCATCTCCCACTTGTTTTAAAAGGAATTTCATGCACTTTTCCTGGAGGGAATAAGGTGGGAATTGTAGGACGGACAGGCTGTGGGAAATCTACTCTAATTCAAACCCTCTTCCGAGTTATAGATCCAGTGGGAGGCAGAATAGTCATTGATGGAATTGATATCTTAACAATAGGTCTGCACGATCTAAGATCCAGAATAAGCATCATCCCACAAGACCCAACAATGTTTGAAGGCACTATAAGGAATAATTTAGATCCCTTGGGAGACTATTCAGATGATGAGATTTGGAAG GCTTTGGAGAAATGCGAGCTGGGGGAAGTTGTCCGGGAAAAAGAAGAGAAGCTCGATTCTCTAG TAAGTGAGAATGGAGAGAACTGGAGTGTGGGGCAAAGACAGCTTGTGTGCTTGGGAAGGGTACTATTAAAGCAAAGCCGCATATTGGTACTGGATGAAGCAACTGCCTCAGTGGACACTGCAACAGATGGGCTTATTCAACAAACCATACGGAACCAATTTAGAGACTGCACAGTCATAACCATAGCACATCGAATTCCATCAGTCTGTGATAGTGACTTGGTCCTCGTGTTGAGTGATG GAAATGTTGTTGAATATGACTCCCCAACCAAGCTCTTGGAGAACAAATCTTCATCATTTGCAAAACTTGTTTCAGAGTACACTCTGAGAGCAACTAATGTTGAGGAAAAATAG